A genomic segment from Toxotes jaculatrix isolate fToxJac2 chromosome 6, fToxJac2.pri, whole genome shotgun sequence encodes:
- the slain2 gene encoding SLAIN motif-containing protein 2 isoform X9: MEDINSNINADLEMRKLQDLVKKLEQQNEQLRTRSTMLSSSGAMSGNHRPLSAGYDSSSLSAGMAAGLAGFPGVGFVGTGGYGGLLENNRCLSPRLSYDGISFRRAYECEGASAATSVSSMNSLYSDTAGSFTDEGETSILDEVEILDLEDMDCLNEDEDSWLYETKLNSPLQKALSPIVWCRKALDNPSPEMESAKRSLIHRLDLTMSANKRRSLYGSPYNQQSYGSPYSTNAANSPYSSGFNSPSSTPSRVPIVRQQLMPGNAAHQRNAAADRNPPPVSPQSSVDSELSTSEMDEDSVGSSTTYKLNDVTDVQILARMQEESLRQDYAATASRRSSGSSCHSLRRSTFSDQELDAHSLEDEEEAVHPAFHLPSNRFSPSPRHSPRVSPRNSPRSRSPARSIDYSHSRGSPQPIISRLQQPRHSLQGHGHDLQTNVVKNEEKLRRSLPNLTRSSAAAAQAPEPVKNSRSCESNLQVPNGGSPRHQSQSAPAAQLPRYSTPSRSSPKPKQHLQSPTALRVPSPSKLRTPATPSPLALRQPVKATSNPGSANSTPTRSLAPPRSGLPRPSASAGGGIPLPRSKLAQPVRRSLPAPRTYSATGDNWREGCY; the protein is encoded by the exons ATGGAGGATATCAACTCAAATATCAACGCGGACTTGGAGATGCGGAAGCTCCAGGACTTGGTGAAGAAGCTCGAGCAGCAGAACGAACAGCTCCGGACCAGGTCCACGATGTTGTCCTCGTCCGGAGCGATGTCAGGGAACCACAGACCCCTCAGCGCCGGATACGACTCGTCGTCCCTGTCAGCGGGGATGGCAGCCGGTCTGGCCGGCTTCCCTGGGGTGGGGTTCGTCGGAACGGGAGGCTACGGTGGGCTGTTGGAGAATAACCGTTGTTTGAGCCCCAGGCTCTCTTACGACGGCATCAGCTTCAGGAGGGCGTATGAGTGTGAGGGGGCATCGGCTGCCACCTCTGTGTCGAGCATGAACTCACTTTATTCAGACACCGCCGGGAGCTTTACGGACGAAGGGGAGACGTCAATCCTAGACGAAGTGGAGATCTTAGATCTGGAAGACATGGACTGTCTAAACGAAGACGAGGACAGCTG GCTGTATGAGACGAAACTGAACAGTCCCCTGCAAAAAGCCTTGAGTCCTATCGTGTGGTGCCGGAAAGCTCTCGACAACCCCAGTCCCGAGATGGAATCAGCCAAGCGGTCCCTCATCCACAGACTGGACCTCACCATGTCGG CCAACAAGCGCAGGAGCCTGTATGGAAGCCCCTACAACCAGCAGAGCTACGGAAGCCCGTACAGCACAAACGCAGCCAACAGCCCCTACAGCAGTGGCTTCAACTCCCCCTCCTCAACCCCCAGCAGAGTGCCCAttgtcagacagcagctgatgCCTGGGAACGCAG CACACCAGCGAAACGCAGCAGCGGACAGGAATCCTCCGCCGGTTAGTCCACAGTCATCAGTGGACAGCGAGCTGAGCACCTCAGAGATGGATGAGGACTCAGTGGGCTCCTCCACTACCTACAAGCTCaatgatgtcactgatgttcAGATATTGGCGCGCATGCAGGAAGAGA GTTTGAGACAGGACTATGCTGCAACAGCATCCAGACGGAGCTCGGGCTCGTCCTGCCACTCGTTGCGGCGCAGCACCTTCAGCGACCAGGAGTTAGATGCACACAGTctggaggacgaggaggaggcgGTCCACCCGGCCTTCCACCTGCCCTCCAACCGCTTCAGCCCCTCCCCTCGACACTCTCCCCGCGTCTCCCCCAGGAATTCGCCCCGCTCTCGCTCCCCGGCTCGTTCTATTGACTACAGCCACAGCCGCGGCTCGCCTCAGCCCATCATCAGCCGCCTGCAGCAGCCCCGCCACTCGCTGCAGGGCCACGGGCACGACCTGCAGACCAACGTGGTGAAGAACGAAG AAAAGCTGCGTCGTAGTCTTCCCAACCTCACACGCTCCTCGGCAGCGGCAGCCCAGGCCCCAGAGCCCGTCAAGAACAGCCGCAGCTGCGAGTCCAACCTGCAAGTGCCAAACGGCGGCTCTCCTCGACACCAGAGCCAGTCTGCTC cagcagctcaacTCCCAAGATACTCGACCCCCTCTCGCTCCTCCCCGAAACCCAAACAGCACCTCCAAAGCCCAACCGCCCTGCGAG TCCCCTCTCCCAGTAAGCTGCGGACACCCGCCACCCCGTCCCCGCTGGCCTTGAGGCAGCCGGTAAAGGCCACATCCAACCCTGGTTCTGCCAACTCCACCCCCACCCGCTCCCTGGCTCCTCCACGCAGTGGCCTGCCCCGTCCCAGTGCTTCTGCAGGAGGGGGTATCCCTCTGCCTCGCAGCAAATTGGCCCAGCCTGTGCGCAG ATCTCTTCCTGCTCCTCGGACTTACAGCGCCACGGGTGATAACTGGAGAGAAGGTTGTTACTGA
- the slain2 gene encoding SLAIN motif-containing protein 2 isoform X12, with translation MEDINSNINADLEMRKLQDLVKKLEQQNEQLRTRSTMLSSSGAMSGNHRPLSAGYDSSSLSAGMAAGLAGFPGVGFVGTGGYGGLLENNRCLSPRLSYDGISFRRAYECEGASAATSVSSMNSLYSDTAGSFTDEGETSILDEVEILDLEDMDCLNEDEDSWLYETKLNSPLQKALSPIVWCRKALDNPSPEMESAKRSLIHRLDLTMSANKRRSLYGSPYNQQSYGSPYSTNAANSPYSSGFNSPSSTPSRVPIVRQQLMPGNAAHQRNAAADRNPPPVSPQSSVDSELSTSEMDEDSVGSSTTYKLNDVTDVQILARMQEESLRQDYAATASRRSSGSSCHSLRRSTFSDQELDAHSLEDEEEAVHPAFHLPSNRFSPSPRHSPRVSPRNSPRSRSPARSIDYSHSRGSPQPIISRLQQPRHSLQGHGHDLQTNVVKNEEKLRRSLPNLTRSSAAAAQAPEPVKNSRSCESNLQVPNGGSPRHQSQSALPSPSKLRTPATPSPLALRQPVKATSNPGSANSTPTRSLAPPRSGLPRPSASAGGGIPLPRSKLAQPVRRSLPAPRTYSATGDNWREGCY, from the exons ATGGAGGATATCAACTCAAATATCAACGCGGACTTGGAGATGCGGAAGCTCCAGGACTTGGTGAAGAAGCTCGAGCAGCAGAACGAACAGCTCCGGACCAGGTCCACGATGTTGTCCTCGTCCGGAGCGATGTCAGGGAACCACAGACCCCTCAGCGCCGGATACGACTCGTCGTCCCTGTCAGCGGGGATGGCAGCCGGTCTGGCCGGCTTCCCTGGGGTGGGGTTCGTCGGAACGGGAGGCTACGGTGGGCTGTTGGAGAATAACCGTTGTTTGAGCCCCAGGCTCTCTTACGACGGCATCAGCTTCAGGAGGGCGTATGAGTGTGAGGGGGCATCGGCTGCCACCTCTGTGTCGAGCATGAACTCACTTTATTCAGACACCGCCGGGAGCTTTACGGACGAAGGGGAGACGTCAATCCTAGACGAAGTGGAGATCTTAGATCTGGAAGACATGGACTGTCTAAACGAAGACGAGGACAGCTG GCTGTATGAGACGAAACTGAACAGTCCCCTGCAAAAAGCCTTGAGTCCTATCGTGTGGTGCCGGAAAGCTCTCGACAACCCCAGTCCCGAGATGGAATCAGCCAAGCGGTCCCTCATCCACAGACTGGACCTCACCATGTCGG CCAACAAGCGCAGGAGCCTGTATGGAAGCCCCTACAACCAGCAGAGCTACGGAAGCCCGTACAGCACAAACGCAGCCAACAGCCCCTACAGCAGTGGCTTCAACTCCCCCTCCTCAACCCCCAGCAGAGTGCCCAttgtcagacagcagctgatgCCTGGGAACGCAG CACACCAGCGAAACGCAGCAGCGGACAGGAATCCTCCGCCGGTTAGTCCACAGTCATCAGTGGACAGCGAGCTGAGCACCTCAGAGATGGATGAGGACTCAGTGGGCTCCTCCACTACCTACAAGCTCaatgatgtcactgatgttcAGATATTGGCGCGCATGCAGGAAGAGA GTTTGAGACAGGACTATGCTGCAACAGCATCCAGACGGAGCTCGGGCTCGTCCTGCCACTCGTTGCGGCGCAGCACCTTCAGCGACCAGGAGTTAGATGCACACAGTctggaggacgaggaggaggcgGTCCACCCGGCCTTCCACCTGCCCTCCAACCGCTTCAGCCCCTCCCCTCGACACTCTCCCCGCGTCTCCCCCAGGAATTCGCCCCGCTCTCGCTCCCCGGCTCGTTCTATTGACTACAGCCACAGCCGCGGCTCGCCTCAGCCCATCATCAGCCGCCTGCAGCAGCCCCGCCACTCGCTGCAGGGCCACGGGCACGACCTGCAGACCAACGTGGTGAAGAACGAAG AAAAGCTGCGTCGTAGTCTTCCCAACCTCACACGCTCCTCGGCAGCGGCAGCCCAGGCCCCAGAGCCCGTCAAGAACAGCCGCAGCTGCGAGTCCAACCTGCAAGTGCCAAACGGCGGCTCTCCTCGACACCAGAGCCAGTCTGCTC TCCCCTCTCCCAGTAAGCTGCGGACACCCGCCACCCCGTCCCCGCTGGCCTTGAGGCAGCCGGTAAAGGCCACATCCAACCCTGGTTCTGCCAACTCCACCCCCACCCGCTCCCTGGCTCCTCCACGCAGTGGCCTGCCCCGTCCCAGTGCTTCTGCAGGAGGGGGTATCCCTCTGCCTCGCAGCAAATTGGCCCAGCCTGTGCGCAG ATCTCTTCCTGCTCCTCGGACTTACAGCGCCACGGGTGATAACTGGAGAGAAGGTTGTTACTGA
- the slain2 gene encoding SLAIN motif-containing protein 2 isoform X11 gives MEDINSNINADLEMRKLQDLVKKLEQQNEQLRTRSTMLSSSGAMSGNHRPLSAGYDSSSLSAGMAAGLAGFPGVGFVGTGGYGGLLENNRCLSPRLSYDGISFRRAYECEGASAATSVSSMNSLYSDTAGSFTDEGETSILDEVEILDLEDMDCLNEDEDSWLYETKLNSPLQKALSPIVWCRKALDNPSPEMESAKRSLIHRLDLTMSANKRRSLYGSPYNQQSYGSPYSTNAANSPYSSGFNSPSSTPSRVPIVRQQLMPGNAAAHQRNAAADRNPPPVSPQSSVDSELSTSEMDEDSVGSSTTYKLNDVTDVQILARMQEESLRQDYAATASRRSSGSSCHSLRRSTFSDQELDAHSLEDEEEAVHPAFHLPSNRFSPSPRHSPRVSPRNSPRSRSPARSIDYSHSRGSPQPIISRLQQPRHSLQGHGHDLQTNVVKNEEKLRRSLPNLTRSSAAAAQAPEPVKNSRSCESNLQVPNGGSPRHQSQSALPSPSKLRTPATPSPLALRQPVKATSNPGSANSTPTRSLAPPRSGLPRPSASAGGGIPLPRSKLAQPVRRSLPAPRTYSATGDNWREGCY, from the exons ATGGAGGATATCAACTCAAATATCAACGCGGACTTGGAGATGCGGAAGCTCCAGGACTTGGTGAAGAAGCTCGAGCAGCAGAACGAACAGCTCCGGACCAGGTCCACGATGTTGTCCTCGTCCGGAGCGATGTCAGGGAACCACAGACCCCTCAGCGCCGGATACGACTCGTCGTCCCTGTCAGCGGGGATGGCAGCCGGTCTGGCCGGCTTCCCTGGGGTGGGGTTCGTCGGAACGGGAGGCTACGGTGGGCTGTTGGAGAATAACCGTTGTTTGAGCCCCAGGCTCTCTTACGACGGCATCAGCTTCAGGAGGGCGTATGAGTGTGAGGGGGCATCGGCTGCCACCTCTGTGTCGAGCATGAACTCACTTTATTCAGACACCGCCGGGAGCTTTACGGACGAAGGGGAGACGTCAATCCTAGACGAAGTGGAGATCTTAGATCTGGAAGACATGGACTGTCTAAACGAAGACGAGGACAGCTG GCTGTATGAGACGAAACTGAACAGTCCCCTGCAAAAAGCCTTGAGTCCTATCGTGTGGTGCCGGAAAGCTCTCGACAACCCCAGTCCCGAGATGGAATCAGCCAAGCGGTCCCTCATCCACAGACTGGACCTCACCATGTCGG CCAACAAGCGCAGGAGCCTGTATGGAAGCCCCTACAACCAGCAGAGCTACGGAAGCCCGTACAGCACAAACGCAGCCAACAGCCCCTACAGCAGTGGCTTCAACTCCCCCTCCTCAACCCCCAGCAGAGTGCCCAttgtcagacagcagctgatgCCTGGGAACGCAG CAGCACACCAGCGAAACGCAGCAGCGGACAGGAATCCTCCGCCGGTTAGTCCACAGTCATCAGTGGACAGCGAGCTGAGCACCTCAGAGATGGATGAGGACTCAGTGGGCTCCTCCACTACCTACAAGCTCaatgatgtcactgatgttcAGATATTGGCGCGCATGCAGGAAGAGA GTTTGAGACAGGACTATGCTGCAACAGCATCCAGACGGAGCTCGGGCTCGTCCTGCCACTCGTTGCGGCGCAGCACCTTCAGCGACCAGGAGTTAGATGCACACAGTctggaggacgaggaggaggcgGTCCACCCGGCCTTCCACCTGCCCTCCAACCGCTTCAGCCCCTCCCCTCGACACTCTCCCCGCGTCTCCCCCAGGAATTCGCCCCGCTCTCGCTCCCCGGCTCGTTCTATTGACTACAGCCACAGCCGCGGCTCGCCTCAGCCCATCATCAGCCGCCTGCAGCAGCCCCGCCACTCGCTGCAGGGCCACGGGCACGACCTGCAGACCAACGTGGTGAAGAACGAAG AAAAGCTGCGTCGTAGTCTTCCCAACCTCACACGCTCCTCGGCAGCGGCAGCCCAGGCCCCAGAGCCCGTCAAGAACAGCCGCAGCTGCGAGTCCAACCTGCAAGTGCCAAACGGCGGCTCTCCTCGACACCAGAGCCAGTCTGCTC TCCCCTCTCCCAGTAAGCTGCGGACACCCGCCACCCCGTCCCCGCTGGCCTTGAGGCAGCCGGTAAAGGCCACATCCAACCCTGGTTCTGCCAACTCCACCCCCACCCGCTCCCTGGCTCCTCCACGCAGTGGCCTGCCCCGTCCCAGTGCTTCTGCAGGAGGGGGTATCCCTCTGCCTCGCAGCAAATTGGCCCAGCCTGTGCGCAG ATCTCTTCCTGCTCCTCGGACTTACAGCGCCACGGGTGATAACTGGAGAGAAGGTTGTTACTGA
- the slain2 gene encoding SLAIN motif-containing protein 2 isoform X6, which produces MEDINSNINADLEMRKLQDLVKKLEQQNEQLRTRSTMLSSSGAMSGNHRPLSAGYDSSSLSAGMAAGLAGFPGVGFVGTGGYGGLLENNRCLSPRLSYDGISFRRAYECEGASAATSVSSMNSLYSDTAGSFTDEGETSILDEVEILDLEDMDCLNEDEDSWLYETKLNSPLQKALSPIVWCRKALDNPSPEMESAKRSLIHRLDLTMSANKRRSLYGSPYNQQSYGSPYSTNAANSPYSSGFNSPSSTPSRVPIVRQQLMPGNAAHQRNAAADRNPPPVSPQSSVDSELSTSEMDEDSVGSSTTYKLNDVTDVQILARMQEESLRQDYAATASRRSSGSSCHSLRRSTFSDQELDAHSLEDEEEAVHPAFHLPSNRFSPSPRHSPRVSPRNSPRSRSPARSIDYSHSRGSPQPIISRLQQPRHSLQGHGHDLQTNVVKNEEKLRRSLPNLTRSSAAAAQAPEPVKNSRSCESNLQVPNGGSPRHQSQSAPAQLPRYSTPSRSSPKPKQHLQSPTALRVPLSCCFGEEGDFIPSPSKLRTPATPSPLALRQPVKATSNPGSANSTPTRSLAPPRSGLPRPSASAGGGIPLPRSKLAQPVRRSLPAPRTYSATGDNWREGCY; this is translated from the exons ATGGAGGATATCAACTCAAATATCAACGCGGACTTGGAGATGCGGAAGCTCCAGGACTTGGTGAAGAAGCTCGAGCAGCAGAACGAACAGCTCCGGACCAGGTCCACGATGTTGTCCTCGTCCGGAGCGATGTCAGGGAACCACAGACCCCTCAGCGCCGGATACGACTCGTCGTCCCTGTCAGCGGGGATGGCAGCCGGTCTGGCCGGCTTCCCTGGGGTGGGGTTCGTCGGAACGGGAGGCTACGGTGGGCTGTTGGAGAATAACCGTTGTTTGAGCCCCAGGCTCTCTTACGACGGCATCAGCTTCAGGAGGGCGTATGAGTGTGAGGGGGCATCGGCTGCCACCTCTGTGTCGAGCATGAACTCACTTTATTCAGACACCGCCGGGAGCTTTACGGACGAAGGGGAGACGTCAATCCTAGACGAAGTGGAGATCTTAGATCTGGAAGACATGGACTGTCTAAACGAAGACGAGGACAGCTG GCTGTATGAGACGAAACTGAACAGTCCCCTGCAAAAAGCCTTGAGTCCTATCGTGTGGTGCCGGAAAGCTCTCGACAACCCCAGTCCCGAGATGGAATCAGCCAAGCGGTCCCTCATCCACAGACTGGACCTCACCATGTCGG CCAACAAGCGCAGGAGCCTGTATGGAAGCCCCTACAACCAGCAGAGCTACGGAAGCCCGTACAGCACAAACGCAGCCAACAGCCCCTACAGCAGTGGCTTCAACTCCCCCTCCTCAACCCCCAGCAGAGTGCCCAttgtcagacagcagctgatgCCTGGGAACGCAG CACACCAGCGAAACGCAGCAGCGGACAGGAATCCTCCGCCGGTTAGTCCACAGTCATCAGTGGACAGCGAGCTGAGCACCTCAGAGATGGATGAGGACTCAGTGGGCTCCTCCACTACCTACAAGCTCaatgatgtcactgatgttcAGATATTGGCGCGCATGCAGGAAGAGA GTTTGAGACAGGACTATGCTGCAACAGCATCCAGACGGAGCTCGGGCTCGTCCTGCCACTCGTTGCGGCGCAGCACCTTCAGCGACCAGGAGTTAGATGCACACAGTctggaggacgaggaggaggcgGTCCACCCGGCCTTCCACCTGCCCTCCAACCGCTTCAGCCCCTCCCCTCGACACTCTCCCCGCGTCTCCCCCAGGAATTCGCCCCGCTCTCGCTCCCCGGCTCGTTCTATTGACTACAGCCACAGCCGCGGCTCGCCTCAGCCCATCATCAGCCGCCTGCAGCAGCCCCGCCACTCGCTGCAGGGCCACGGGCACGACCTGCAGACCAACGTGGTGAAGAACGAAG AAAAGCTGCGTCGTAGTCTTCCCAACCTCACACGCTCCTCGGCAGCGGCAGCCCAGGCCCCAGAGCCCGTCAAGAACAGCCGCAGCTGCGAGTCCAACCTGCAAGTGCCAAACGGCGGCTCTCCTCGACACCAGAGCCAGTCTGCTC cagctcaacTCCCAAGATACTCGACCCCCTCTCGCTCCTCCCCGAAACCCAAACAGCACCTCCAAAGCCCAACCGCCCTGCGAG TCCCACTCTCCTGTTGCTTTGGAGAAGAAGGTGATTTCA TCCCCTCTCCCAGTAAGCTGCGGACACCCGCCACCCCGTCCCCGCTGGCCTTGAGGCAGCCGGTAAAGGCCACATCCAACCCTGGTTCTGCCAACTCCACCCCCACCCGCTCCCTGGCTCCTCCACGCAGTGGCCTGCCCCGTCCCAGTGCTTCTGCAGGAGGGGGTATCCCTCTGCCTCGCAGCAAATTGGCCCAGCCTGTGCGCAG ATCTCTTCCTGCTCCTCGGACTTACAGCGCCACGGGTGATAACTGGAGAGAAGGTTGTTACTGA
- the slain2 gene encoding SLAIN motif-containing protein 2 isoform X8, whose product MEDINSNINADLEMRKLQDLVKKLEQQNEQLRTRSTMLSSSGAMSGNHRPLSAGYDSSSLSAGMAAGLAGFPGVGFVGTGGYGGLLENNRCLSPRLSYDGISFRRAYECEGASAATSVSSMNSLYSDTAGSFTDEGETSILDEVEILDLEDMDCLNEDEDSWLYETKLNSPLQKALSPIVWCRKALDNPSPEMESAKRSLIHRLDLTMSANKRRSLYGSPYNQQSYGSPYSTNAANSPYSSGFNSPSSTPSRVPIVRQQLMPGNAAAHQRNAAADRNPPPVSPQSSVDSELSTSEMDEDSVGSSTTYKLNDVTDVQILARMQEESLRQDYAATASRRSSGSSCHSLRRSTFSDQELDAHSLEDEEEAVHPAFHLPSNRFSPSPRHSPRVSPRNSPRSRSPARSIDYSHSRGSPQPIISRLQQPRHSLQGHGHDLQTNVVKNEEKLRRSLPNLTRSSAAAAQAPEPVKNSRSCESNLQVPNGGSPRHQSQSAPAAQLPRYSTPSRSSPKPKQHLQSPTALRVPSPSKLRTPATPSPLALRQPVKATSNPGSANSTPTRSLAPPRSGLPRPSASAGGGIPLPRSKLAQPVRRSLPAPRTYSATGDNWREGCY is encoded by the exons ATGGAGGATATCAACTCAAATATCAACGCGGACTTGGAGATGCGGAAGCTCCAGGACTTGGTGAAGAAGCTCGAGCAGCAGAACGAACAGCTCCGGACCAGGTCCACGATGTTGTCCTCGTCCGGAGCGATGTCAGGGAACCACAGACCCCTCAGCGCCGGATACGACTCGTCGTCCCTGTCAGCGGGGATGGCAGCCGGTCTGGCCGGCTTCCCTGGGGTGGGGTTCGTCGGAACGGGAGGCTACGGTGGGCTGTTGGAGAATAACCGTTGTTTGAGCCCCAGGCTCTCTTACGACGGCATCAGCTTCAGGAGGGCGTATGAGTGTGAGGGGGCATCGGCTGCCACCTCTGTGTCGAGCATGAACTCACTTTATTCAGACACCGCCGGGAGCTTTACGGACGAAGGGGAGACGTCAATCCTAGACGAAGTGGAGATCTTAGATCTGGAAGACATGGACTGTCTAAACGAAGACGAGGACAGCTG GCTGTATGAGACGAAACTGAACAGTCCCCTGCAAAAAGCCTTGAGTCCTATCGTGTGGTGCCGGAAAGCTCTCGACAACCCCAGTCCCGAGATGGAATCAGCCAAGCGGTCCCTCATCCACAGACTGGACCTCACCATGTCGG CCAACAAGCGCAGGAGCCTGTATGGAAGCCCCTACAACCAGCAGAGCTACGGAAGCCCGTACAGCACAAACGCAGCCAACAGCCCCTACAGCAGTGGCTTCAACTCCCCCTCCTCAACCCCCAGCAGAGTGCCCAttgtcagacagcagctgatgCCTGGGAACGCAG CAGCACACCAGCGAAACGCAGCAGCGGACAGGAATCCTCCGCCGGTTAGTCCACAGTCATCAGTGGACAGCGAGCTGAGCACCTCAGAGATGGATGAGGACTCAGTGGGCTCCTCCACTACCTACAAGCTCaatgatgtcactgatgttcAGATATTGGCGCGCATGCAGGAAGAGA GTTTGAGACAGGACTATGCTGCAACAGCATCCAGACGGAGCTCGGGCTCGTCCTGCCACTCGTTGCGGCGCAGCACCTTCAGCGACCAGGAGTTAGATGCACACAGTctggaggacgaggaggaggcgGTCCACCCGGCCTTCCACCTGCCCTCCAACCGCTTCAGCCCCTCCCCTCGACACTCTCCCCGCGTCTCCCCCAGGAATTCGCCCCGCTCTCGCTCCCCGGCTCGTTCTATTGACTACAGCCACAGCCGCGGCTCGCCTCAGCCCATCATCAGCCGCCTGCAGCAGCCCCGCCACTCGCTGCAGGGCCACGGGCACGACCTGCAGACCAACGTGGTGAAGAACGAAG AAAAGCTGCGTCGTAGTCTTCCCAACCTCACACGCTCCTCGGCAGCGGCAGCCCAGGCCCCAGAGCCCGTCAAGAACAGCCGCAGCTGCGAGTCCAACCTGCAAGTGCCAAACGGCGGCTCTCCTCGACACCAGAGCCAGTCTGCTC cagcagctcaacTCCCAAGATACTCGACCCCCTCTCGCTCCTCCCCGAAACCCAAACAGCACCTCCAAAGCCCAACCGCCCTGCGAG TCCCCTCTCCCAGTAAGCTGCGGACACCCGCCACCCCGTCCCCGCTGGCCTTGAGGCAGCCGGTAAAGGCCACATCCAACCCTGGTTCTGCCAACTCCACCCCCACCCGCTCCCTGGCTCCTCCACGCAGTGGCCTGCCCCGTCCCAGTGCTTCTGCAGGAGGGGGTATCCCTCTGCCTCGCAGCAAATTGGCCCAGCCTGTGCGCAG ATCTCTTCCTGCTCCTCGGACTTACAGCGCCACGGGTGATAACTGGAGAGAAGGTTGTTACTGA
- the slain2 gene encoding SLAIN motif-containing protein 2 isoform X5: MEDINSNINADLEMRKLQDLVKKLEQQNEQLRTRSTMLSSSGAMSGNHRPLSAGYDSSSLSAGMAAGLAGFPGVGFVGTGGYGGLLENNRCLSPRLSYDGISFRRAYECEGASAATSVSSMNSLYSDTAGSFTDEGETSILDEVEILDLEDMDCLNEDEDSWLYETKLNSPLQKALSPIVWCRKALDNPSPEMESAKRSLIHRLDLTMSANKRRSLYGSPYNQQSYGSPYSTNAANSPYSSGFNSPSSTPSRVPIVRQQLMPGNAAAHQRNAAADRNPPPVSPQSSVDSELSTSEMDEDSVGSSTTYKLNDVTDVQILARMQEESLRQDYAATASRRSSGSSCHSLRRSTFSDQELDAHSLEDEEEAVHPAFHLPSNRFSPSPRHSPRVSPRNSPRSRSPARSIDYSHSRGSPQPIISRLQQPRHSLQGHGHDLQTNVVKNEEKLRRSLPNLTRSSAAAAQAPEPVKNSRSCESNLQVPNGGSPRHQSQSAPAQLPRYSTPSRSSPKPKQHLQSPTALRVPLSCCFGEEGDFIPSPSKLRTPATPSPLALRQPVKATSNPGSANSTPTRSLAPPRSGLPRPSASAGGGIPLPRSKLAQPVRRSLPAPRTYSATGDNWREGCY, from the exons ATGGAGGATATCAACTCAAATATCAACGCGGACTTGGAGATGCGGAAGCTCCAGGACTTGGTGAAGAAGCTCGAGCAGCAGAACGAACAGCTCCGGACCAGGTCCACGATGTTGTCCTCGTCCGGAGCGATGTCAGGGAACCACAGACCCCTCAGCGCCGGATACGACTCGTCGTCCCTGTCAGCGGGGATGGCAGCCGGTCTGGCCGGCTTCCCTGGGGTGGGGTTCGTCGGAACGGGAGGCTACGGTGGGCTGTTGGAGAATAACCGTTGTTTGAGCCCCAGGCTCTCTTACGACGGCATCAGCTTCAGGAGGGCGTATGAGTGTGAGGGGGCATCGGCTGCCACCTCTGTGTCGAGCATGAACTCACTTTATTCAGACACCGCCGGGAGCTTTACGGACGAAGGGGAGACGTCAATCCTAGACGAAGTGGAGATCTTAGATCTGGAAGACATGGACTGTCTAAACGAAGACGAGGACAGCTG GCTGTATGAGACGAAACTGAACAGTCCCCTGCAAAAAGCCTTGAGTCCTATCGTGTGGTGCCGGAAAGCTCTCGACAACCCCAGTCCCGAGATGGAATCAGCCAAGCGGTCCCTCATCCACAGACTGGACCTCACCATGTCGG CCAACAAGCGCAGGAGCCTGTATGGAAGCCCCTACAACCAGCAGAGCTACGGAAGCCCGTACAGCACAAACGCAGCCAACAGCCCCTACAGCAGTGGCTTCAACTCCCCCTCCTCAACCCCCAGCAGAGTGCCCAttgtcagacagcagctgatgCCTGGGAACGCAG CAGCACACCAGCGAAACGCAGCAGCGGACAGGAATCCTCCGCCGGTTAGTCCACAGTCATCAGTGGACAGCGAGCTGAGCACCTCAGAGATGGATGAGGACTCAGTGGGCTCCTCCACTACCTACAAGCTCaatgatgtcactgatgttcAGATATTGGCGCGCATGCAGGAAGAGA GTTTGAGACAGGACTATGCTGCAACAGCATCCAGACGGAGCTCGGGCTCGTCCTGCCACTCGTTGCGGCGCAGCACCTTCAGCGACCAGGAGTTAGATGCACACAGTctggaggacgaggaggaggcgGTCCACCCGGCCTTCCACCTGCCCTCCAACCGCTTCAGCCCCTCCCCTCGACACTCTCCCCGCGTCTCCCCCAGGAATTCGCCCCGCTCTCGCTCCCCGGCTCGTTCTATTGACTACAGCCACAGCCGCGGCTCGCCTCAGCCCATCATCAGCCGCCTGCAGCAGCCCCGCCACTCGCTGCAGGGCCACGGGCACGACCTGCAGACCAACGTGGTGAAGAACGAAG AAAAGCTGCGTCGTAGTCTTCCCAACCTCACACGCTCCTCGGCAGCGGCAGCCCAGGCCCCAGAGCCCGTCAAGAACAGCCGCAGCTGCGAGTCCAACCTGCAAGTGCCAAACGGCGGCTCTCCTCGACACCAGAGCCAGTCTGCTC cagctcaacTCCCAAGATACTCGACCCCCTCTCGCTCCTCCCCGAAACCCAAACAGCACCTCCAAAGCCCAACCGCCCTGCGAG TCCCACTCTCCTGTTGCTTTGGAGAAGAAGGTGATTTCA TCCCCTCTCCCAGTAAGCTGCGGACACCCGCCACCCCGTCCCCGCTGGCCTTGAGGCAGCCGGTAAAGGCCACATCCAACCCTGGTTCTGCCAACTCCACCCCCACCCGCTCCCTGGCTCCTCCACGCAGTGGCCTGCCCCGTCCCAGTGCTTCTGCAGGAGGGGGTATCCCTCTGCCTCGCAGCAAATTGGCCCAGCCTGTGCGCAG ATCTCTTCCTGCTCCTCGGACTTACAGCGCCACGGGTGATAACTGGAGAGAAGGTTGTTACTGA